From one Brachypodium distachyon strain Bd21 chromosome 4, Brachypodium_distachyon_v3.0, whole genome shotgun sequence genomic stretch:
- the LOC104584557 gene encoding uncharacterized protein LOC104584557 — translation MRSGDKSPATDQAVDDAEWKTAKKLCQMLQLSNDAQSNIYQHLKRRKEYLMTTFSLFFAETFSQVNSNFYTQLEAIASQFGKNKFNMLPDDAAFDGLCRGVGVGSSYNLGQVEFDSDELRATKKQRTATREDELAINISFMGLLFQSDDLQCELSLQTPNDILIHRGCSIRADDVDRVEPNMPVNSTGFATAVSSSQVRPSVALYQNNSWAVTSSRETGDHHTDATRSVIDSVPSLDLRLDILHSGSTMATVSAIDCNATAAQSNDLLMKTPSIESSNTSPSYWHLGEEARKISSSRNKLLQDYFAFEKDTRFTDDINL, via the exons ATGAGGAGTGGAGACAAATCACCAGCAACTGATCAAGCTGTGGATGATGCTGAATGGAAGACTGCGAAGAAGCTGTGCCAGATGCTACAGCTCTCCAACGAT GCACAAAGCAACATTTACCAACACTTGAAGAGACGGAAGGAATACCTGATGACAaccttttctctcttttttgcggAAACCTTTTCTCAGGTTAACAGCAACTTCTATACTCAACTGGAAGCTATAGCAAGCCAGTTTGGcaaaaacaaattcaacaTGCTTCCAGACGACGCTGCGTTCGACGGGTTATGCCGTGGCGTAG GTGTAGGCAGTAGTTACAACTTAGGTCAGGTAGAGTTTGATAGCGATGAGCTGcgtgcaacaaaaaaacagcGCACAGCAACCAGAGAAGACGAACTGGCCATCAACATCAGCTTCATGGGCCTCCTATTCCAAAGTGACGATTTGCAGTGTGAGCTATCTTTGCAAACTCCGAATGATATACTGATACACCGAGGCTGCAGCATCCGTGCGGATGATGTTGACAGAGTGGAACCCAACATGCCGGTTAACAGCACAGGATTTGCCACGGCAGTATCATCTTCACAGGTGCGCCCATCGGTGGCTCTGTATCAAAACAACAGCTGGGCAGTTACGAGCAGCCGTGAGACTGGTGACCATCACACTGATGCTACGCGGTCAGTTATTGACAGTGTACCGTCATTGGATCTCAGACTGGATATTCTGCATAGTGGGAGTACCATGGCCACTGTCAGCGCAATAGATTGTAACGCCACAGCAGCTCAGTCAAATGATTTGTTGATGAAGACACCGTCAATCGAATCATCAAACACATCCCCATCATACTGGCACCTAGGAGAAGAAGCGAGGAAAATTTCATCATCCAGGAACAAGTTGCTGCAGGACTATTTCGCGTTTGAGAAGGACACACGGTTCACGGATGACATCAACCTTTGA